From a single Fulvivirga ulvae genomic region:
- a CDS encoding alpha/beta hydrolase-fold protein codes for MKLLIKTLSLITSLVFISACTKAQPNDPPETMVSADTEVEPIIIGNKLRIYSEVLGEEKELYISLPPMYNQHVQSYPVVFALEAEYLFEATSTVARYMSSRSKMPESIIVGIANGEFDKRHEVGYKRWGGKPEAYIRFFKQELIPYLEENYRVNSHRTVIGLSPSTGFLFEVFSSHPGLFKAYLALSAHLEWDRIVGSDLFDEVISKNNDPNYPKSVFYFARAASDFPTFVNSEEKFNDALSRLENYTADRVKIKVDIMDEEEHYLMALAGLRSGFEAIYPNNIWRNPGWAGWDKEADYAQKYFINYYDELSSLYGFDIYPVENAHGYGFSLTGKVHSAKRFGTNQQVMELAKLGIDYYPNSAQLHMDLAEAYKKNGDITLALEAGEKAVELAYMYKSKNLQVFRQRLTELKGR; via the coding sequence ATGAAGCTATTGATCAAAACCCTGTCTTTGATAACCTCCCTTGTTTTTATAAGTGCCTGTACAAAAGCCCAGCCGAATGATCCTCCCGAAACAATGGTATCAGCAGATACTGAAGTAGAGCCCATCATTATCGGAAATAAACTCAGAATATACTCGGAGGTTTTGGGTGAAGAGAAGGAATTGTACATTTCCCTGCCACCTATGTATAATCAACATGTTCAAAGTTATCCGGTAGTGTTTGCCTTAGAAGCCGAATACCTTTTTGAAGCTACAAGTACAGTTGCCAGATATATGTCCTCACGGAGTAAAATGCCTGAGTCCATCATAGTGGGAATTGCCAATGGAGAGTTTGATAAAAGACATGAAGTGGGTTACAAAAGGTGGGGAGGGAAGCCAGAGGCATACATTCGTTTTTTTAAACAGGAGCTGATTCCCTACCTTGAAGAAAATTACAGGGTCAACTCACACAGAACTGTTATAGGTCTTTCTCCTTCCACTGGATTTTTATTTGAGGTCTTCTCCAGCCACCCAGGCCTTTTCAAGGCTTACCTGGCATTATCCGCTCATTTGGAATGGGACAGGATAGTAGGCTCGGATTTGTTTGATGAAGTAATATCCAAAAACAATGACCCCAACTACCCAAAGTCCGTTTTTTATTTTGCCAGGGCAGCCAGTGACTTTCCCACGTTTGTTAATTCTGAAGAGAAATTTAATGACGCACTTTCACGGCTGGAAAACTACACTGCTGATCGGGTGAAGATAAAAGTTGACATTATGGATGAAGAGGAGCATTATCTCATGGCTCTGGCAGGCCTCCGGTCAGGTTTTGAAGCTATCTACCCTAATAACATCTGGCGGAACCCGGGTTGGGCAGGCTGGGACAAAGAAGCAGATTATGCACAGAAATATTTTATAAATTATTATGATGAGTTATCATCCCTATATGGTTTTGACATATATCCGGTGGAAAACGCTCATGGTTATGGATTTAGTTTGACAGGAAAGGTCCATTCTGCTAAAAGGTTTGGAACAAACCAGCAAGTAATGGAACTGGCAAAGCTTGGTATAGATTATTACCCAAATTCGGCCCAGCTACACATGGATTTGGCTGAAGCCTATAAAAAGAATGGAGATATAACGCTGGCTCTTGAAGCAGGCGAAAAAGCAGTTGAATTGGCTTATATGTACAAAAGCAAAAATTTACAGGTATTCAGACAAAGACTGACCGAACTAAAGGGCAGATAA
- a CDS encoding DUF2652 domain-containing protein, with protein MEAQPRKGYILLADISGYTAFMANSELAHAPLVLGHIIQFLTKELTPTLQLAEVEGDALFLYATEEAITRGELLMELVESTYINFRINKRTMSHNITCPCRACQEVSRLDLKFVIHYGEFVLQKIAGKVKPIGSSVNLAHRLLKNTVSEATGWNGYVLFSNICIDKMGISPENIYHGSESYKHFGSINITAVNFDEKYLEYTSNSRDYIAENESDVNVEYTFTAPPPIIWDWLCDPDKRNRWYAGNKANWVIKDRPGGRTGTESQNHCTNSNFIEHVLDWRPFHYYTVCNKRGWINAKITGELDEVNGGTHFQWRLRLLGKLPRQLLRLISKFIAHKVLEMNASLGNLELLSKENFMKYKDQERDTHEVEHRNLAQV; from the coding sequence ATGGAGGCTCAACCCCGAAAAGGCTATATACTACTGGCCGATATCTCCGGTTATACAGCTTTCATGGCCAATTCTGAGCTGGCCCATGCACCGCTGGTACTAGGTCATATTATACAATTCCTTACCAAAGAACTGACTCCGACTTTACAACTGGCCGAAGTTGAAGGCGATGCTTTATTTCTTTATGCAACCGAAGAAGCTATCACACGGGGAGAACTGTTGATGGAGCTGGTAGAGTCCACGTATATTAATTTCCGTATCAATAAAAGGACAATGTCCCATAACATCACATGTCCTTGCCGGGCCTGCCAGGAAGTTTCAAGGCTTGATCTGAAATTCGTTATCCACTATGGGGAGTTTGTGCTTCAGAAAATAGCCGGAAAAGTTAAGCCCATAGGGTCAAGTGTTAATCTCGCCCATCGGCTTTTAAAAAACACTGTTTCCGAGGCTACCGGCTGGAACGGCTACGTTTTGTTTTCTAATATCTGCATTGACAAAATGGGGATCAGCCCTGAAAACATTTATCATGGAAGTGAAAGTTATAAACACTTCGGCAGTATCAATATAACTGCTGTTAATTTTGACGAAAAGTACCTAGAGTATACTTCTAACAGCAGAGACTATATTGCTGAAAATGAGTCTGATGTAAATGTAGAATACACATTCACTGCCCCTCCGCCGATCATCTGGGACTGGCTTTGCGATCCTGACAAAAGGAATAGATGGTATGCCGGTAATAAGGCCAACTGGGTAATAAAGGACAGGCCCGGTGGCCGCACAGGAACTGAATCTCAAAACCATTGTACTAATTCTAACTTTATAGAGCATGTTCTGGACTGGCGACCATTTCACTATTATACAGTGTGTAATAAGAGAGGCTGGATCAATGCGAAGATCACGGGTGAGTTGGATGAGGTGAATGGTGGCACGCATTTTCAATGGAGGCTCAGGCTTCTGGGCAAATTACCACGACAGCTATTGCGGCTCATCAGTAAATTTATTGCTCACAAGGTTTTGGAGATGAACGCAAGCCTTGGCAATCTCGAATTGCTTAGCAAAGAAAATTTTATGAAATATAAAGATCAGGAAAGAGATACTCATGAAGTTGAGCATCGGAATTTGGCTCAAGTATAA
- a CDS encoding nuclear transport factor 2 family protein, whose amino-acid sequence MKTVKKVANRLVELCRNGQFDTAENELYANSILSLEPDGTPSHRIEGIEGKREKSKQFTEMTEAIHAIEVSDPIIADNYFAVTMKLDMTMKGAGRTTMEEICVYEVDNGKIVTERFFFSPTPQEV is encoded by the coding sequence ATGAAAACAGTAAAGAAAGTAGCCAACCGATTGGTAGAGCTTTGTCGTAATGGTCAATTTGATACCGCCGAAAATGAGCTCTATGCAAACAGTATTTTATCCCTTGAGCCAGATGGTACGCCATCACACCGCATTGAGGGCATTGAAGGAAAGAGGGAAAAAAGCAAGCAGTTTACTGAAATGACAGAAGCAATTCACGCCATAGAAGTTTCTGATCCCATAATTGCAGATAATTATTTTGCCGTAACTATGAAGTTAGACATGACCATGAAGGGCGCAGGAAGAACCACCATGGAAGAAATATGTGTCTACGAAGTGGACAATGGCAAAATAGTTACCGAGCGCTTTTTCTTCTCTCCTACACCGCAGGAAGTATAA
- a CDS encoding phytanoyl-CoA dioxygenase family protein, with protein MNKSITIKNMDAYGISTAQRNSLRKDGFLVLPNAIPDNLLGQWQDLTYELSQRAATGDLQSFGTKNMHIVENKGINMLTRCNDLLGIYPDAVLNLLSSPSLLAVAEVLCQPGAVPLQCDVLFKHQCADSAILWHQDALHNRSFPYLNIGVYLDDAEEDDGCLRYVPGTHTKAQDICSLTKNYGWEIPGSVSQPARAGDILIQDMMILHGSPAKLKEGVRRTIYIEMRSYDAIVDHGYQSREWAELRRRWMGLVKRRAKDDADGIPEGLGTDADEIAAILNRPEPPVPAAYCHEHMNWPNG; from the coding sequence TTGAATAAAAGCATTACAATAAAGAATATGGACGCATATGGTATTAGCACTGCTCAGCGGAATAGTTTGCGGAAAGATGGCTTTCTTGTACTTCCCAATGCCATTCCGGATAACCTGTTGGGCCAGTGGCAGGATTTGACGTATGAGCTAAGCCAGAGGGCTGCCACTGGTGACTTACAAAGTTTTGGGACTAAAAATATGCATATAGTTGAAAATAAAGGCATTAACATGCTGACACGATGTAATGATCTTTTAGGTATATACCCCGATGCCGTACTCAACCTGCTTTCATCACCATCCTTACTGGCCGTTGCAGAAGTGCTTTGCCAGCCGGGAGCTGTGCCTTTGCAATGCGATGTCCTGTTCAAGCATCAATGTGCCGATTCCGCAATTTTGTGGCATCAGGATGCTCTCCATAATCGCAGCTTCCCATATTTAAATATCGGCGTTTACCTGGACGATGCAGAAGAGGATGACGGATGCCTCAGGTATGTGCCCGGCACGCACACGAAAGCCCAGGATATCTGCAGCTTGACCAAAAATTATGGGTGGGAGATCCCCGGCTCAGTAAGCCAACCGGCCAGGGCCGGTGATATTTTGATACAGGACATGATGATACTCCATGGCTCGCCTGCCAAGCTCAAAGAAGGGGTGCGTCGTACCATTTATATTGAAATGCGATCCTATGATGCTATTGTTGATCATGGCTACCAAAGCCGTGAATGGGCTGAACTACGTAGGCGATGGATGGGATTGGTCAAACGTCGGGCCAAAGACGATGCCGACGGTATTCCGGAAGGTTTAGGGACAGATGCAGATGAGATAGCTGCTATACTCAACAGGCCTGAGCCACCCGTGCCTGCGGCCTATTGCCATGAACATATGAATTGGCCGAACGGCTAA
- a CDS encoding DUF697 domain-containing protein, with amino-acid sequence MKTLKKIGLLVSLAFILGFVLFAVNQIIAFHANLTTINVTLAWLITGFISVTIFLLLLIPLVLIARLPKSVAFPDNYEDEAQYHTILKSRLARNKLVKKAGLNVNTEEGMKQALELLNKEAQEVIKQTAKSVFFTTAISQNGKLDALTVFITQSRMIWKVAHIYWQRPSLRDMVKLYGNVGATALIASELDEIDITRQVEPIINAVLRSPGRSLPVIGHAAHIVTDSLLEGSTNAFLTLRVGIVTQRYCGSWDIADRKTIRKNSFITASALLKNLVLESSGKVVTSVMTAIKDAGKNTIKSSVKGVTGIFKRNKGSEVIDPSFGKEQ; translated from the coding sequence ATGAAAACCCTAAAGAAAATAGGCTTACTGGTTTCACTGGCATTTATCCTTGGCTTTGTGCTGTTTGCCGTTAACCAGATCATAGCCTTCCATGCCAACCTGACCACCATCAATGTAACACTTGCCTGGCTCATTACAGGATTTATCAGTGTCACTATTTTCCTTTTATTACTAATTCCTCTTGTCCTGATTGCGCGACTGCCCAAATCAGTTGCTTTTCCTGATAATTATGAGGATGAAGCACAATACCATACGATCCTCAAAAGCCGCCTGGCCAGGAACAAGCTGGTCAAGAAGGCGGGCTTGAATGTAAATACTGAAGAAGGTATGAAGCAGGCGCTGGAATTGCTTAACAAGGAAGCCCAGGAGGTTATAAAGCAGACCGCCAAAAGCGTATTTTTTACTACGGCTATTTCGCAAAATGGAAAGCTGGATGCTTTAACCGTATTCATTACCCAAAGCAGAATGATCTGGAAAGTGGCTCATATTTACTGGCAAAGGCCGTCGCTGAGGGACATGGTTAAACTTTATGGTAATGTAGGAGCTACCGCTCTTATAGCGTCGGAACTAGACGAAATAGATATCACCCGCCAGGTAGAACCCATCATTAACGCCGTACTCCGCAGCCCCGGAAGGTCGCTGCCTGTTATAGGTCATGCTGCCCATATAGTTACCGATAGCCTGCTAGAGGGCTCTACCAATGCTTTTCTGACCTTGCGTGTAGGTATCGTAACCCAGCGCTATTGCGGTTCATGGGACATTGCAGACCGCAAGACCATTAGAAAGAATTCATTCATTACTGCCTCCGCGCTATTAAAAAATCTGGTTCTTGAATCATCAGGAAAGGTTGTTACCAGTGTAATGACCGCAATAAAAGATGCAGGAAAGAATACTATCAAGTCGAGCGTAAAAGGGGTAACAGGTATTTTTAAAAGGAATAAAGGCAGTGAGGTAATAGATCCTTCTTTTGGTAAGGAACAATAA